The following are encoded together in the Babesia microti strain RI chromosome II, complete genome genome:
- a CDS encoding hypothetical protein (overlaps_old_locusTagID:BBM_II03490;~overlaps_old_locusTagID:BBM_II03495): MDIDDFSPNKKLEYSQTATCASNFEKNIFKDKLISFLSNTRPYLRLKEFDLILSNLYGLPRLEVVNLFSSVSKELTSRNISVRKLYKLSAAWIYCTNTTQIKKYPNLKNERLLIWCYTGLFNNINVALKYLLYLLRKDSVGVNSIHNFYRKLCNEYNKYTTVDDLLDMVPKIQIDSNCDRITCCLIYFFANTFKYYNSYVYSKDNFADIDEIHSKLYLRLQSEKCPCWKKLILALIKIYLSMGQDTGKLIDKFGITTGESVYYNNIIKACSHNTLPELERVNLKEVKRIIRYSKEWMVLLTESNETIEGLINNITLARNVLFTLKEIDIFDKDEWIASGIWALALISGNHIVRSTTTKMVVSIQELSNPIAEVSLDLLLYEMLIGILRYVQTKMQVLARSGLVTSFIAFLLCGLSQYWQIMEFADAEIVGKLLLHFIPSINPNGEYIYSQNQSTLIPVEVLVKSALKIALPEYILEASFTFIQVRPTDLSKGEAYLQRMAYYIFIYSNIFPGGPIHKFKVFTSYLVRWTIFLSRFSEFTLHQIRLMTAILSNVLSLILRKGSSKMESIVSLVNVIFTAFTSNPALDSMWNKRGRRIESGELMDEISRFLALTYIIYPSGLIPSGGNGGSSIKYCARQTIKGFITQFIKLLPMESRKLPKFSLLCDVFEAEEEQTCVINDKKSIIDTNMDLVGNGDKRRRYNYHFKANDDFIDFETDKNLGMLLVRDELGGEIEVRPEWKCLIGSILD; the protein is encoded by the exons ATGgatattgatgatttttcgccaaataaaaaattggaaTATTCCCAAACCGCTACTTGTGCCagtaattttgaaaaaaatatcTTCAAGGATAAGTTGATATCATTTCTATCCAATACCCGTCCATACTTGAGGCTTAAAGAGTTCGATctaattttatccaatCTTTATGGCCTCCCTAGGCTTGAAG TTGTCAATTTGTTCAGCTCAGTGTCCAAGGAACTGACCAGTAGGAACATTTCCGTTAGGAAACTATACAAACTTTCAGCTGCTTGGATTTACTGTACCAATACTACGCAAATAAAGAAGTATCCGAATTTGAAGAATGAAAGGCTACTCATTTGGTGTTATACAGGATTGTTCAACAACATTAATGTGGCACTTAAGTATCTACTGTATCTACTAAGGAAAGATTCCGTCGGTGTCAATTCaattcacaatttttacagAAAATTGTgcaatgaatataataaatatacgACTGTTGATGATCTACTTGACATGGTTCCGAAGATCCAAATAGACAGCAACTGCGACCGGATTACCTGCTGtctaatatatttttttgccaatactttcaaatattacaaCAGTTATGTCTATAGTAAAGATAACTTTGCTGATATAGACGAAATACACTCCAAATTGTATCTAAGATTGCAAAGTGAGAAGTGCCCGTGCTGGAAGAAACTAATATTAGCactgataaaaatttatctatcCATGGGCCAAGATACTGGAAAATTgatagataaatttggaataaCTACTGGCGAATCtgtttattataataacataataaAAGCGTGTAGCCACAATACTTTGCCAGAATTAGAACGCGTGAATTTGAAGGAGGTGAAGAGGATCATTAGATACTCCAAAGAATGGATGGTCTTATTGACTGAATCCAATGAAACAATCGAGGGACTAATCAACAATATAACATTGGCCAGAAATGTCTTGTTTACGCTGaaagaaattgatatatttgataaggATGAGTGGATAGCATCTGGCATTTGGGCCCTGGCACTCATCTCAGGAAATCATATAGTGAGGTCCACAACGACCAAAATGGTGGTTAGTATACAAGAACTCTCAAATCCAATAGCAGAAGTATCTCTGGATTTATTGTTGTACGAAATGTTAATTGGAATACTACGCTATGTACAAACCAAAATGCAAGTGTTAGCTCGCAGTGGCTTGGTGACTTCATTTATCGCATTTCTGTTATGTGGATTGTCGCAATATTGGCAAATAATGGAATTCGCCGATGCAGAAATTGTTGGGAAACTACTTTTGCACTTTATACCCAGTATAAATCCAAACGGCGAGTACATCTATTCGCAGAACCAATCCACTCTTATACCGGTAGAGGTGTTAGTTAAGAGTGCACTAAAAATAGCGCTTCCCGAATATATCCTAGAAGCATCTTTCACATTTATCCAGGTCAGACCCACAGATTTGTCAAAGGGCGAGGCTTATTTGCAAAGAATGGCCTACTACATATTCATCTACTCTAACATTTTTCCTGGTGGCCCCATACATAAGTTTAAGGTATTTACTTCTTACTTGGTGAGATGGACCATATTCCTTTCCCGTTTCAGCGAGTTCACTCTCCATCAAATCCGTCTAATGACTGCCATCCTGTCTAACGTATTATCGCTTATTCTAAGAAAGGGTTCTAGTAAGATGGAATCTATAGTTTCGCTAGTAAACGTGATATTCACAGCGTTCACCAGCAACCCAGCATTGGACTCTATGTGGAATAAGAGGGGTAGGAGGATTGAATCAGGGGAATTGATGGATGAAATAAGCAGATTTTTAGCACTCACTTATATCATATATCCCAGTGGGCTTATCCCTTCCGGTGGTAATGGTGGATCTAGCATCAAATACTGTGCTAGGCAGACTATTAAAGGTTTCATCACTCAATTTATTAAGTTGTTGCCAATGGAAAGCAGAAAGTTACCTAAATTCTCGTTGTTGTGCGATGTATTTGAGGCGGAAGAGGAGCAAACCTGTGTGAtcaatgataaaaaatcaataattgaTACAAATATGGACCTTGTTGGCAATGGGGACAAGAGGAGGCGTTACAATTATCACTTTAAGGCTAATGATGATTTCATTGACTTTGAAACTGATAAAAACTTAGGGATGCTGTTAGTTAGAGATGAATTG GGGGGAGAAATTGAAGTAAGGCCCGAATGGAAGTGCCTGATAGGCAGTATATTAGattaa
- a CDS encoding Sugar efflux transporter for intercellular exchange (overlaps_old_locusTagID:BBM_II03500) produces MALDVVLQKEIASHKESKPQISEGTSFTASIKPVGSAESPNNSSNVSVGATSTAAIDHEEKLEKLVGKVETLEGKIEKLVSEQDKFSNNDNKTDLNAGVPNIDGKNAKNNNAKIHTANDAQKADNGDFDSKVNQIYGENKDDINYIGGSSQKVTLHEFKQHDIGHAETRNETNRSNVAQKIQNGRLPPILPNPNPRNNVATTSELQENNWNFLNWIGNLVTKEFGFFVKMSAIISNVIMSLTPFPSIIKILNEKSTGNLSSLPYLMSLISASLYSLYGYLSKKPLILMSNLFGFLMGVIYVSIFHRNCHEKSKMMKLLKYYKISCGILIFIFTSYIAFDMDIFIIIIGVFAAVVSFLSYAAPLESIPMIFKERDTSCIPIEIILGNFWSCIFMLSYGFTIWDHFVIVPNFLGILVGSAQVGVLLIYPRKERGFTYIDDGIHTPSVIGTKLV; encoded by the exons ATGGCATTGGATGTCGTACTGCAAAAGGAAATAGCTTCACACAAAGAATCCAAACCTCAAATTAGTGAAGGCACTTCATTTACGGCATCAATTAAGCCAGTTGGGTCTGCAGAATCTCCaaataattcatcaaatGTCTCTGTTGGTGCTACAAGTACTGCCGCAATTGACCACGAGGAAAAGCTTGAGAAGTTAGTCGGCAAGGTAGAGACTTTGGAGGGTAAGATAGAAAAACTAGTGTCAGAACAagataaattttcaaataatgataataaaactGATCTAAACGCCGGTGTCCCTAATATAGACGGTAAAAACgctaaaaataataatgccAAAATACATACCGCCAATGACGCTCAGAAGGCAGATAATGGTGATTTTGATAGTAAAGTAAACCAAATATATGGTGAAAATAAGgatgatattaattatattggaGGGTCATCGCAAAAAGTTACATTACACGAATTTAAACAACATGACATTGGGCATGCAGAGACTAGAAATGAGACGAACAGGTCCAATGTAGCTCAAAAGATTCAAAATGGTCGATTGCCTCCTATATTACCAAATCCTAACCCTAGAAATAATGTTGCTACCACAAGTGAATTGCAGGAAAATAACTGGAATTTCTTGAACTGGATTGGCAATTTGGTTACAAAGGAATTTGGCTTCTTCGTCAAAATGTCTGCGATTATATCCAATGTCATCATGAGTTTGACACCGTTCCCCAgcattatcaaaattttgaatgaaAAAAGCACGGGTAATCTTTCAAGTTTACCCTACCTGATGTCACTTATATCAGCCTCCCTATATTCACTATACGGCTATTTGTCTAAAAAACCCTTAATCttaatgtcaaatttattcg gtttTCTGATGGGTGTGATATATGTTTCCATTTTCCATCGCAACTGCCATGAGAAGTCGAAGATGATGAAGCTGCTAAAGTACTACAAGATCAGTTGTGGAATcctaatttttatatttacttCCTACATCGCGTTTGACatggatatatttattatcatcatcgGGGTATTCGCTGCCGTTGTTAGTTTCCTTTCATACGCAGCTCCCCTCGAATCTATTCCTATGATTTTCAAGGAAAGAGACACCAGTTGCATACCTATTGAAATAATACTCGGGAATTTCTGGTCCTGCATTTTTATGCTTTCTTACGGATTTACAATTTGGGATCACTTTGTTATAGTCCCTAACTTCTTAG GTATATTGGTTGGGTCTGCACAAGTGGGAGTGTTGCTGATTTATCCTAGGAAGGAGCGGGGATTCACGTATATTGATGATGGCATCCATACTCCATCCGTGATAGGGACTAAACTTGTATAG
- a CDS encoding Methyltransferase-like protein 10 (overlaps_old_locusTagID:BBM_II03490;~overlaps_old_locusTagID:BBM_II03495), whose amino-acid sequence MSHLGELDYWEDIYKKSLSIHSDGSTDTNEWFVREGNRLIEKLLEVYPDEHRQKIKILDVGCGSGEFLCKLRDRGFTNLYGFDYSDNAIVLAKKNAGKSKISIKFITLNVENACEVMSTSGPFDVVFDKGTFDIFFCTDRVPTYTQNILPLISKNGRYFIVSCNATIDELIHSFCTLSSVKLELEHKFQPLQTFVFGNKKGHSTTSAMFKLEIVN is encoded by the coding sequence ATGTCCCACCTAGGTGAACTAGACTACTGGGAagatatttacaaaaaaagCCTCAGCATACACAGTGATGGGTCAACAGATACAAACGAGTGGTTTGTTAGGGAAGGTAATAGGCTAATCGAAAAATTGCTTGAGGTGTATCCTGATGAGCATAgacaaaaaattaagaTCCTGGATGTGGGTTGTGGTTCTGGCGAATTTCTATGCAAACTGCGCGACAGAGGATTCACGAATCTCTATGGTTTCGATTACAGCGACAATGCCATTGTTTTGGCAAAAAAAAATGCAGGAAAATCGAAAATTtcaatcaaattcatcactCTGAATGTTGAAAATGCCTGTGAAGTAATGAGTACTAGTGGCCCGTTTGATGTTGTGTTTGATAAGGGCACCTTTGACATCTTTTTTTGCACAGACAGAGTGCCCACCTACACACAAAACATATTACCCcttatttcaaaaaatggaAGGTATTTCATTGTTTCCTGCAATGCTACTATAGATGAATTGATTCATTCATTTTGCACATTAAGCAGCGTAAAATTGGAGTTGGAGCATAAATTTCAACCACTGCAAACATTCGTATTTGGGAATAAAAAGGGACATAGTACTACAAGTGCCATGTTTAAActtgaaattgttaattaa